The genomic interval TCACCATTTACAACTAGAAGAACATTTGAAAAGCTTATATATAGTGAGATTGAAGCCGCCAGAGAGGGAAAACCAGCGGCTATCAAAATTAAGATGAATAGCCTAGAGGATAAAGACATGATAGCCTTATTATACAAAGCTAGTCAGGCAGGTGTTGAGATACGTATGATTGTACGCGGCTTTTCCTCTCTAATACCTGGAGTAAAAGGACTTAGTGAAAATATTTACATGACCTCTATTTTAGATCGGTATTTAGAGCATGGGCGCATGTATTGGTTTTATCATGGAGGTGACGAGCGCATGTACATAGGAAGTGCAGATTGGATGACCCGTAACCTAGATAGACGTATTGAAGTTCTTGTTCCTATTACGGATGAAAATTGCAAAAAAGAATTAAAAGATATTTTAGAAATTCAACTAGCAGATAATATTAAGGCGCGCATTCAAAACAAAGAGGAGAATAACGCTTTCGCGAAAGCAGCCATAGACTCTCCCAAAGTTAGATCGCAATATGCTATTTTTGAATATTTGAAAGAGAAGCACAATTAATATATGACGAAGATTAGAATAGGTGGTGTTCCAGAACACTTTAACTTACCATGGCACCTAGCAATAGAAGATGGAATGTTTGCCTCTCAAGGCATCGAATTAGAATGGATTGATTTTCCTGAAGGTACAGGTGCGATGAATAAGGCACTTAGAGATAAAGAAATAGATCTCGCAGTAATACTTACTGGTGGTATCATAAAAGATATCGCTGCCGGAAATCCTTCAAAAATTTTACAACTTTTTGTCTCTTCCCCGTTGCAATGGGGTGTACATGTGGCGGCAAATAGCAAGTTTAAATCTATTGAAGAGTTAGAAAATGCAACCTGCGCCATAAGCCGTTATGGATCTGGATCACATGTCATGGCCTATGTACAAGCCGAACAACGCGGTTGGAATACAGATAATCTAGACTTTGAAGTTGTAAACACTCTTGAAAATGCCATCACTACGCTTACTAATGGTAGTGCAGACTATTTTATGTGGGAACATTTTACAACAAAACCTATTGTTGACAAAGGTATTTTTAGGCGTTTAGGGGATTTTCCTACGCCATGGAGCTGCTTTGTTATAGCTGGAAGAGAAGATTTTATAGATGAAAATTCATATGCTGTACAGATAGTTCTTGACACTATAAATACAGTGACTGGAGATTTTAAAAATATCCCTTCTATAGATCGTACGCTTGCAAATAGGTACGAACAACAGCTAGATGATATACAAAAATGGCTCTCGCTCACCTCATGGTCTCAAGAACAAATTTCTATAGAAGAAATAAAAAGAGTACAATCTAGAATTTATAAGCTAAAGATGATTGAGTCCATCAAAGAGCCATCAAGTTACATTCACGACATTTAATTTTCTTACAAAGCAACGCAACCTTTTTAGAAAAAAGCATCTTTACAATAGCAACAAAGCATTTAAACGATGATTATATTTTTTATTGTATTAGGTTTCCTTCTCACAATAAACTTTTTACTTCTAAAATTTTCCTGCAACAAATATGCAGAGCATGAACCTGAAGAGGAGTAAATTTATATCTATACAGCGGCACTGAAGCTAATTCAAATTTTCGGTGTCGCTTTTTTATACCTGTTAAACCTAAGAGACTTAATAGCTAGCTAGCATCATTAATTACCATACTATCTCCTCTTTTCCCTCTTGACTCAATAATTCATTAGTCTTACTAAAATGCTTATTACCGAACCAATATCCTCTATTTGCACTTAACGGTGATGGATGACCAGATGTCAATATATGATGTTTAGTAGTGTCGATTTTTTTACCTTTCTTTTTAGCAAATCCTCCCCATAAGAGAAAAATTATGTTTTCTCGTTTTTCAGATAATGCAGTAATTACCGCATCTGTAAATTGCTCCCACCCTTTCTTTTGATGTGAGCCCGCTTCGTGGGCTCTTACCGTAAGCGTGGCATTTAACATTAAAATGCCTTGATCTGCCCAACGTTCTAAATTACCAGAAATGGGTATGGCAATCCCTGTATCTGTATGCAGCTCTTTGAAAATATTAGTTAAGGAAGGTGGATGTGATATACCATCTTGTACAGAAAAGCAAAGTCCGTTAGCTTGTCCCTCTCCATGATAAGGGTCTTGACCTATGATCACCACTTTTACTTTATCAAACGGACAGTGATCAAAGGCTGAAAAAATGGCTTTCCCTGGTGGAAAGCAAGTGTGGCTCCTGTATTCTTCTTTTACAAACTCTATGAGGTCTTTAAAGTAAGGTTTTTCAAATTCTTCGGCGAGTTCACGCTTCCAGCTTGCCGCTATAGTTACATCCATTATACGTATTTTTGTTAGGGAGTACTGTCATCACAAATGACCACTCAAAGCTATAGAAAAGAATAAAAAGGTAGAGGTTTTAAGCCTCGAATATTTTCGCGAAAGCGAAAAATCATATGATACATATTACACAAAAAACACTTGAAGATTTAGAGTTTGATACTGTATGCAGCCATTTATCTGAACGCTGTACGACTGAAAAAGGAAAAGCTAAGGCTCTAGCTATAAAACCATATCCCTCTCCTAAGGACGTATTATTTGGGCTTCATCAAACAAACGAATATCTCTCTTCCCGCACGGCAGAAACGCCTATACCTAATCATGGTTTTGACACCATTGATCAAGAAATCAAATATCTAGATATTGAAGATTACACCTTAGAAAAAGGAAGCTTTAAGAAACTTGCTAGCATTTCTGAAACGGTTAATATTCAGCTCAAATATTTTAAAAAGTTCGAAGAGCAATTTCCTACATTACAAGAAACTGTTTCTCAAACACCTTACACTAAGGAAATCATAGAGGCTGTACATCGAGTAATTGATAAGTATGGCGAAGTACGGGATGACGCGTCTCCCACTTTACAAACAGTGAGAAGAGCAATTAATCAAACAAAAGGTCGTATTAATTCTAGTTTTGCGAGCGCCTTGGGACAATATGCAAGTTATGGCTATTTAGATGACATAAGAGAATCTATTGTAGATAACGTACGTGTGCTTGCTGTTACAGCAATGCATAGACGCAAAGTAAAGGGTTCTATCATGGGGAGCTCAAAAACGGGAAGTATAACTTACATCCAGCCAGAAGCAACACTCCAAGCACAACGAGAATTAAATAATCTTATTTTTGAAGAAGATGAAGAGGTAAAGCGTATTTTAAAGGAACTTACGGCACGTATGCGCCCGCATATTGAACTTTTTAAAGAATATCAAGAGCTTTTGAGTGATATTGATGTGATTGCTGCAAAAATGAAATATGCAGAGGCCATGGATGCTCTATTGCCAAAAATTACTACAGATCGAGAGCTTACACTTAAAGATGCTTATCACCCACTTTTATATCTGAGTAATAAGGCTAAAAAAGAAAAAACGTATCCACAAGATATACATTTAGATCAAGAGAGTAGAATTATAGTCATATCTGGACCCAATGCTGGTGGTAAAAGTATCACACTTAAAACTGTGGGTTTATTACAGGTAATGCTTCAAAGCGGTATGCTTATACCAGTACATGAATACTCACGTGTTTGTTTATTTAATAAAGTACTTACTGATATAGGAGATAACCAGAGTATAGAAAACCATTTAAGTACCTACAGCTATCGACTTAAGAATATGAACTATTTCTTAAAAAAGTGCGATCGCAATTCGTTAATTCTTATTGATGAATTTGGTACTGGATCAGATCCAGAGCTTGGGGGAGCGCTAGCTGAGACATTTCTTGAGGTCTTTCACGAGCGAGAAGCTTTTGGTATCATTACTACCCACTACGCAAATCTTAAAATGATGGCAAATGAAACGCCAGAAATCGTTAATGCAAACATGCTTTTTGATGCGCGTACCCTAGAACCATTATTTAAATTACATATGGGTGAAGCTGGAAGTTCTTTTACATTTGAGGTCGCTCAAAAAAACGGCATCCCCTACTCGCTTATTAACCGATCAAAAAAGAAAGTAGAACGAGGGAAAATACGCTTTGACAAGAGTATTGCCAACCTACAAAAAGAACGTAGTAAACTTAGTAAAACTACTACTGCGCTTAAAGCGAAAGAGCAACAAGCTGCTAAAGAAAAAGAACAGCTTGCTGAGATTAACGAAAAAGTCCAAAGCAAACTAGAAAGCTACCAAGAGTTATATGATAGTAACCAGCGTATGATTTACCTAGGAACTAAGCTGGACAATATAAGTTCTAAGTTTTTCAAAGACAAAAAGAAAAAAGAACTCATTGCTGAGTTTTTAAAGATTGTCCAGATTGAAAATAGTAAACGGAAAAAACAATCTGCAAAACAAGCAAAAGCCGAAAAAGCAAAGGAACTCGCAGTAAAAAAAGAGGCCGAAAAGCACGTAAAAGTCATACGGGAGAAGAAAAAAGAAGCAAAAAAAGTGGCGCCAGCACCCGTGAAACCTAAAGTAATTTTGAAAGAAGGCGACCGTGTTAGAATGCAGGATGGGAAGGCTGTAGGAAGTATTGATAGTATAGAAAAAGGAAAGGCAACTGTTAATTACGGCATGTTTACGACTAATGTATCTCTAGATCAACTAGAGCTAGTGCAACGCGAAAACAAGAATAAATAAGTACAGATGAACAAAATTGATATCTCAGCACATAAGATTATCCTTTTTGATGGCGTCTGTAATTTATGCAATGGCGCAATTACATTTGTCATACAAAGAGACAAAGCTGATCTGTTTCGTTATGCACCGCTTCAAAGCGATATTGGAAAAGAGCTCGCTCTCAAACATGAGATTGACCAAGATAATGTAGACTCCATTATTTTAATAGCAAATGGAAGTGCTTTTACAAAAAGTACAGCTGCCTTGAAAATTGCAAAGCATCTAAAAGGTGGTTGGCCTTTACTTAGCATATTTTTAATTATTCCAAAATTTATTAGAGATGGGGTGTATGACTTTATCGCGCGCAATCGCTATAGGTGGTTCGGCAAAATGAATGCCTGTATGATCCCTACGCCTGAATTGAAGTCTAAATTTTTGGATTATGACAATCCCTAAAGGCTAGTTCCCTCATTGAGGTGCGTTGTTCCCTCATTTGTTATTTGACTCGATTTTAATTGACGCTATATTTCGTCAACTTAAAATTTATGTTATGATAAAAACGCTACACCTTCTACTACTATTTTCACTGTATAGCCTGGCTGCTACTACAACCTCTTTTGCTTTCGCGAAAGCGAACTATCCCTACCCTCCTAAAACTACGGCCTCTTCTATTTCAAAAGTAACTGTATTTCTACGAGGTGCTCAAATTGAAAGGAAGGCGACCTTAAAGGTTCAACCTGGTACAAACAGTATTGTTTTAGATAATTTATCTAGTGATATTGACGAGAATAGTATTCAAGTATCTGGACTAGGTAGTTCCTCTATATTATCTATTAATTTTGGAATAAACTACCTTACAGAGCACTTAAACCTTAACAAAATAGACAGTCTACAAACTGCTATGCAAAGTCTTCAAACGCAAGTTTTAAAACTAGAAAATGTACAATCTGGTTTGAGAAAGGAGGAGGAAGTACTTAGTACAAACCAAAAACTTGGGTCTGACAAGACGGCTACAGATCTCACTAATATAAAAACACTTTCTAATTACTATAGAAATAGAATCACAGAAATTAGAAATGAGTTATTAGACATAGAACTGAAAAAGCAGTTGCTTCAAAGAAATGTTGCTAATATCAAAAAACAATTCCAAGAGTTTAATGTTACTGAAGAAAAGAGCAAAGGACAAATTACATTAAAGCTTAGTAGTAAAACAGCACAAACGCTGGATTTGCACATTAAATATCAGGTGAATGAAGCTGGTTGGTACCCAGAATATGATTTAAGAACTAAAAGTACTGATTTGCCACTTGAATTATCTTATAAAGCCTACGTATACCAACAAACTGGTATACAATGGGAAGACGTAAATTTAGTGCTATCTACAGGTGATCCCAATACAAATAATCTTAAACCTGTTTTAGATACAAAGTATCTTAAGTTTGTAAATCATTATTATAAGAATGTTCATAAACCTACCAAAGCTTACAATTATAAATACAATCCTAACATTACATCCATCTCTGGTATTGTGACTGAAAATGGACAACCTTTACCGGGAGCTAATGTTATGGTTGTAGGAACATCTAACGGTACGCAAACGGATTTTGATGGTAAATATAGTTTACGTGTAGAACGGGGAGAACAACTAGCTTTCTCTTTTGTAGGTTTTGCCACTAAACAAATACCAATTCATGCAAGTGTTATTAATACAAACCTTGAAATTGATAGTTCATTAGAAGAAGTCATAGTAACTGCTCAAGGAATTAAAAGAGAAAAAAAAGCTTTGGGATATGCGGTAAGTACTATCAAATCGGAATCCTTATCAAATCAGTTAATTAGAGGAACTTCAAGTATAAATAAAGAAACTGCCACTGGAGATATAAAAACAGAAGGGATCACTAACACAACATTTGAAATTAAAGAGAAATATACAATTGAAAGTGATGGAGATGTGACAGTGATGGAAATAGATCACTTTACAGTACCTGCTACTTATGAATATTATTTGGCACCTATCATCAATGAAAATGTATTTCTTACGGCGACTATTAAAGATTGGGTAAGGTATAGCTTATTACCTGGTGATGCTAATATCTATTTTAATGGTAGCTTTTCTGGTAAAACATTTATTAATCCTTTAGAGACTACAGAAGAGCTTTCTGTTTCACTTGGTGTAGACCCTAATATTATTGTTAAGCGTAAACAATTAGATAATTTTAAATCTACGTCGTTTATAGGTTCGCAGCGTATGGTACATATGGCTTATTCGATAACGCTTAAGAATAATAAAAGCAAAGCGATTACACTTCTCATGGAAGATCGTATACCTATCTCCCAAAATAAAGAGATCAAGATCGATGAGATAGTTACAGGAGATGGAATATATAGCAAAGAAACAGGTATAATTAAATGGAACCTTACGGTTGCACCTTCTAATTCCATCATAAAAAATATTAGTTACGAGGTTAAATACAATAAGGATAAAAAAATAAATTTGTGATAAATAAATAGTCTTAATATGAAAATTGTCAATTCAATTAGTTCATTAAATTAGAGCACAAGAGCATAATTAAAATTAATTTTCCCAGTGATAACAGCCCCTAACGGGGCTTTTTTATTTTTGGCACGCTAGTTGAAAGAAGGTTAACAAGCGTAGACCGAAAGTCGGTAACGTACAAACCCTAATACTTTTAATTATGAAAAAGCTATTACTCGCAGTATTGTTCCTAGGTGGAATAACTGCACAAGCAAACACAGTGACGGATCTCGATCACAACACAAGAACAGGGATACGTTACAATCAACCACAAGCAATCACTTTTGTAGAGCGCGGTGTAGAATTTGTAGTTTTTGCAAACGGGCAATTTGATTTTGCTCTTGTAGGACCACGTTTTCAAAATCGTAATCAAGGAAGAAGAAATGTAGGTTTTAATGCTCCAGGTCACGCCTACGGAGTTTCGTACAGAAATAACTATAACCGTTTTATTCGTTATGATTATTACGGAGATATTTCTAAAGTAGGCCGCAATCATATTAGTTACAACCGTTTTGGAGAAGTAAATCAAATAGGTTCTGTAAGACTTAGATATAACAACGGTCTTCTTACCCGAGTGGGTGGTATGGAACTTATATATAATCGTAGAGGTAGACTCGTAGATTTAATCGGTTACGTACATAATAACCGAGGTCGTAATGCACACAGAAACTTCAAAAACAGAAGAGCTTATAATGACGGCTATATCTCAGATTGGGATTATAATAAAAGAGGAAAAAAATGGTACGGAAAAAATTCTCACAAGAAGAATAAGAAGTACAAAAAAAATAAAAGTCGTCGTTATGATGACTAATTGAAAAGCCTTGGTTGGTTTTTTATAAAAGCCCTGGTCTGTGCCCAACAAGACCGGGGTTTTTTGTCATTACGCTTTCGCGAAAGCGTTCAAAACCTTGTCCATCATTTTAGTTATATCTTCTGAAAGTTGAAGCTTATAAACGGTGACCGCATAAAGCAGTGATAGTATGGTACTTTTTACCGCAATGGATATGAGCGGATGGAAATTAAAATCCCAAAAGTAAAATAGTAAAAAAAGCAACCCAATAAGCAGTAAAGCACTCGCCGAAGCTTTAGTAAATGGTTGCATTTTAAATTTAAGCTGAACAACCAATAATTTAGCCGCAGAATAACCTACCGTAGCGATAAGCGTGGCAATTCCCGCACCATTCATTCCCATTAATGGAATTAGAAGTAAATTGAGAATAATAGCTACTATAACTGCCACAACTCCAATAACCAAAACAATTCTATAGTAATCACTGTAAAAAACTATGGCGTTGTTAACGCCTAGACTATTGTCAAATAACTTTGACGCACTTATTAAAATTACCACATACAAGCCGGTTGCATAGGCTGGGCCGAGCATGAGGTATAAGCTCTTGATATTACAAACAATTAAGAGTAACAATAAGCCAGAAATGATGAGTAATGTGAGACTGCTTTTTTTGTAAAGATTGCGCATAGCCACTTGCTCCTTATTGTTAAGCATACTGGCCACCATAGGATAGGTTATTTGGTGCATAGCCCTGGCAGGAACACCTATCACAGTAGCAATATATATGGCAACGGAATAGTAAGCAACTTTCTCAATCTCTATAAACTTCCCAATCATGAATTTATCGATATCAATAAGCAATGTGGCCACAGATCCGGCTATAATAATAAGCGCCGAATATTTGATAATTTTTACACGATCTTTCTTAAAATGTGAAATATGAGAGCGCTTTCGCGAAACGATAGCAGCAGGCATACGTAACCTCAGTGCATATAGAGCCATCACCAGTGTACGTAAAACATAAATTCCAACCAATAAAATGATGAATATATCTACCGTAATGCTGGAAAAAGCAAGTAAAATTAATAACACCGTGACGCCTAATCGATGAAACACTTCTTTCAAAAAATTACCAAACGTGCTTTTGAGTTGGACTTTTGACCAGGCATAAAAAACCTCAAAGTAGGCTGTTGCAACAGCAATACTGAATATATACCACACATAATTACCTACAATTTCATTTTTCGTTGATAGAAACGAAGCAATCTGATCAAGCAGGAACAGGGTTATAAAAGTCGCAGGTACTATTATAACTAGCGGTAATAGTAACATATACCACAAAAACTGATCTTGATCTGCATTTTTAAAAGAGGAATAAAATTTTACTAAGGTATTATGCACGCCAAATGCCAGAAATGGAACAAGGATAAAGGCGGTAGATAAAATAAAACTTACAAGTCCATAATAGGTATCCTCCATGAAGTTTACAAAGAGAAACAGTGTATTAATCGCACCTAACGCAAACCCAGTATAGGTTGTCATTAAATTTTGGAAAGACTGTTTTAT from Dokdonia sp. Hel_I_53 carries:
- a CDS encoding substrate-binding domain-containing protein; translation: MTKIRIGGVPEHFNLPWHLAIEDGMFASQGIELEWIDFPEGTGAMNKALRDKEIDLAVILTGGIIKDIAAGNPSKILQLFVSSPLQWGVHVAANSKFKSIEELENATCAISRYGSGSHVMAYVQAEQRGWNTDNLDFEVVNTLENAITTLTNGSADYFMWEHFTTKPIVDKGIFRRLGDFPTPWSCFVIAGREDFIDENSYAVQIVLDTINTVTGDFKNIPSIDRTLANRYEQQLDDIQKWLSLTSWSQEQISIEEIKRVQSRIYKLKMIESIKEPSSYIHDI
- the ung gene encoding uracil-DNA glycosylase; translation: MDVTIAASWKRELAEEFEKPYFKDLIEFVKEEYRSHTCFPPGKAIFSAFDHCPFDKVKVVIIGQDPYHGEGQANGLCFSVQDGISHPPSLTNIFKELHTDTGIAIPISGNLERWADQGILMLNATLTVRAHEAGSHQKKGWEQFTDAVITALSEKRENIIFLLWGGFAKKKGKKIDTTKHHILTSGHPSPLSANRGYWFGNKHFSKTNELLSQEGKEEIVW
- a CDS encoding endonuclease MutS2; protein product: MIHITQKTLEDLEFDTVCSHLSERCTTEKGKAKALAIKPYPSPKDVLFGLHQTNEYLSSRTAETPIPNHGFDTIDQEIKYLDIEDYTLEKGSFKKLASISETVNIQLKYFKKFEEQFPTLQETVSQTPYTKEIIEAVHRVIDKYGEVRDDASPTLQTVRRAINQTKGRINSSFASALGQYASYGYLDDIRESIVDNVRVLAVTAMHRRKVKGSIMGSSKTGSITYIQPEATLQAQRELNNLIFEEDEEVKRILKELTARMRPHIELFKEYQELLSDIDVIAAKMKYAEAMDALLPKITTDRELTLKDAYHPLLYLSNKAKKEKTYPQDIHLDQESRIIVISGPNAGGKSITLKTVGLLQVMLQSGMLIPVHEYSRVCLFNKVLTDIGDNQSIENHLSTYSYRLKNMNYFLKKCDRNSLILIDEFGTGSDPELGGALAETFLEVFHEREAFGIITTHYANLKMMANETPEIVNANMLFDARTLEPLFKLHMGEAGSSFTFEVAQKNGIPYSLINRSKKKVERGKIRFDKSIANLQKERSKLSKTTTALKAKEQQAAKEKEQLAEINEKVQSKLESYQELYDSNQRMIYLGTKLDNISSKFFKDKKKKELIAEFLKIVQIENSKRKKQSAKQAKAEKAKELAVKKEAEKHVKVIREKKKEAKKVAPAPVKPKVILKEGDRVRMQDGKAVGSIDSIEKGKATVNYGMFTTNVSLDQLELVQRENKNK
- a CDS encoding thiol-disulfide oxidoreductase DCC family protein, with the translated sequence MNKIDISAHKIILFDGVCNLCNGAITFVIQRDKADLFRYAPLQSDIGKELALKHEIDQDNVDSIILIANGSAFTKSTAALKIAKHLKGGWPLLSIFLIIPKFIRDGVYDFIARNRYRWFGKMNACMIPTPELKSKFLDYDNP
- a CDS encoding DUF4139 domain-containing protein, which produces MIKTLHLLLLFSLYSLAATTTSFAFAKANYPYPPKTTASSISKVTVFLRGAQIERKATLKVQPGTNSIVLDNLSSDIDENSIQVSGLGSSSILSINFGINYLTEHLNLNKIDSLQTAMQSLQTQVLKLENVQSGLRKEEEVLSTNQKLGSDKTATDLTNIKTLSNYYRNRITEIRNELLDIELKKQLLQRNVANIKKQFQEFNVTEEKSKGQITLKLSSKTAQTLDLHIKYQVNEAGWYPEYDLRTKSTDLPLELSYKAYVYQQTGIQWEDVNLVLSTGDPNTNNLKPVLDTKYLKFVNHYYKNVHKPTKAYNYKYNPNITSISGIVTENGQPLPGANVMVVGTSNGTQTDFDGKYSLRVERGEQLAFSFVGFATKQIPIHASVINTNLEIDSSLEEVIVTAQGIKREKKALGYAVSTIKSESLSNQLIRGTSSINKETATGDIKTEGITNTTFEIKEKYTIESDGDVTVMEIDHFTVPATYEYYLAPIINENVFLTATIKDWVRYSLLPGDANIYFNGSFSGKTFINPLETTEELSVSLGVDPNIIVKRKQLDNFKSTSFIGSQRMVHMAYSITLKNNKSKAITLLMEDRIPISQNKEIKIDEIVTGDGIYSKETGIIKWNLTVAPSNSIIKNISYEVKYNKDKKINL
- a CDS encoding lipopolysaccharide biosynthesis protein, with product MTTYTGFALGAINTLFLFVNFMEDTYYGLVSFILSTAFILVPFLAFGVHNTLVKFYSSFKNADQDQFLWYMLLLPLVIIVPATFITLFLLDQIASFLSTKNEIVGNYVWYIFSIAVATAYFEVFYAWSKVQLKSTFGNFLKEVFHRLGVTVLLILLAFSSITVDIFIILLVGIYVLRTLVMALYALRLRMPAAIVSRKRSHISHFKKDRVKIIKYSALIIIAGSVATLLIDIDKFMIGKFIEIEKVAYYSVAIYIATVIGVPARAMHQITYPMVASMLNNKEQVAMRNLYKKSSLTLLIISGLLLLLIVCNIKSLYLMLGPAYATGLYVVILISASKLFDNSLGVNNAIVFYSDYYRIVLVIGVVAVIVAIILNLLLIPLMGMNGAGIATLIATVGYSAAKLLVVQLKFKMQPFTKASASALLLIGLLFLLFYFWDFNFHPLISIAVKSTILSLLYAVTVYKLQLSEDITKMMDKVLNAFAKA